From a region of the Mycobacteroides saopaulense genome:
- the rpmH gene encoding 50S ribosomal protein L34 codes for MAKGKRTFQPNNRRRARTHGFRLRMRTRAGRAIIAGRRRKGRRELTA; via the coding sequence GTGGCAAAGGGCAAGCGGACCTTCCAGCCAAACAATCGGCGTCGCGCGCGCACCCACGGTTTTCGGTTGCGCATGCGTACACGCGCTGGTCGCGCGATCATTGCCGGCCGGCGTCGCAAGGGTCGCCGGGAACTGACCGCCTAG
- the rnpA gene encoding ribonuclease P protein component, protein MLPTRHRMTKSSEFRQTVKRGVRTTHADLVIHLQRGCLSTACEQVEGPKVGLIVGKSVGGAVVRHRVSRRLRHAAAELLPRLEPVDRMVIRALPSSGTALSASLRQQLREGIERSARRQEPAPERQR, encoded by the coding sequence GTGTTACCGACTCGACACCGGATGACCAAATCATCCGAATTCCGACAGACCGTCAAGCGTGGAGTGCGAACTACCCACGCGGACTTGGTGATTCACCTGCAACGTGGCTGCTTGAGCACTGCTTGTGAGCAGGTCGAGGGCCCGAAGGTTGGTCTTATCGTCGGAAAGTCGGTCGGCGGGGCGGTAGTACGCCACCGGGTATCGCGTCGGCTCCGCCATGCCGCCGCAGAGCTACTTCCCAGACTTGAGCCGGTAGACCGCATGGTCATTCGGGCGCTGCCCAGTAGTGGCACTGCCTTGTCGGCAAGCCTGCGGCAGCAATTGCGCGAGGGAATCGAGCGATCGGCACGACGGCAGGAACCAGCACCCGAGCGGCAGCGATGA